GGAAAAATATagggaaaaaatcaaagacaaaaatttaccgCAGCCGATAATGGAGGTTATTGAAGAGGAGTTGAAAAAACTAAACTTTCTTGAAAATCATAGTTCAGAGTTTAAGTAAGTATTCTTTTCCAACTTGTAagtaaatctaaatttaacgATTAAAttgtatgtattttatttttataacaaaatagtGTGACACGAAACTATTTGGATTGGCTTACCGTATTACCTTGGGGAATAATGAGTAAAGAAAACTTAGATATAGAGGAagctacaaaaattttagatgatgACCATTATGGAATggaagatataaaaaaaagaattttggaGTTCATTGCTGTCAGCCAACTTAAGGGAAGCACTCAGGGAAAAATAATGTGTTTCCACGGGCCTCCAGGTTAGAAACGCTCAATGaggttatttcaaaaaaataatattaataataatttatggcctaattaattttaggtgTTGGAAAAACAAGTATAGCTAAAAGTATTGCTCGTGCCCTCAACCGAGAATACTTTAGATTTTCTGTGGGAGGGATGACGGATGTGGCAGAAATAAAAGGTCACCGAAGAACATATGTAGGAGCGATGCCTGGAAAGATTATACAATGTTTAAAGAAAACTAAAACTTCAAATCCTTTAGTTTTAATCGACGAAGTAGACAAAATTGGAAAGtaaagtataaaatatataaatgatTGAGTGcttacaaataattatttacattcaaGGGGTTATCAAGGAGATCCTAGTTCAGCTCTATTAGAACTTCTAGATCCAgaacaaaatacaaattttttagaccACTACCTAGATGTTCCAGTTGATCtgtcaaaagttttatttatatgtacAGCAAATGTTATTGATACTATTCCAGAACCGCTTCGAGATAGAATGGAAATGATTGAAATGGCTGGATATGTggaagaagagaaaatttcgATTGCTAAACAATATTTAGTTCCGCAAGCGCGATCGGACTGTGGTTTGAATGttgatcaaatcaaaatttctgatAACACTTTGTCAATCCTAATCAAAAACTACTGCCGTGAATCTGGTGTACgaaatttgcaaaaacaaatcgaaaaaattattcgaaaagttgcttttaaaatagtcaaaaaagAAATCGAAACAATGGAAATTAAGCCAGACCTTTTGAATGAGCTATTAGGAAAACCAGTTTTCACCCGTGATAGAATGTTCACAGGACAAACACCTGTTGGGGTTTGTATGGGTTTAGCTTGGACATCTCATGGAGGTTCAACATTATACATCGAAACAGCTAAGAGGAAAACTACAACCAATAATGAAAATAGCGATGGTACTTTGGAGGTAACAGGAAATTTGGGTGATGTTATGAAGGAATCGGCAAGAATTTCATTAACAGTTGCTAggaatttcattaaagaaaaatgtaataataactttttggaAGTAAACCATATCCATTTACATGTTCCTGAAGGTGCAACACCAAAAGATGGACCCAGTGCTGGAATTGTCAGTAAAATTTGttagttgttttgttttaagattttatccattatttttatttttagaccaTTGTGACTGCATTGTTATCCCTCGCTAAAAATCAACCTATCAAGAACGATGTCGCTATGACGTAagcttttcattttaaatgtagtacttaggccgttccaaatttatttcgaacttttttttcaaaatgggaggggggcttaaaaaatgatttgaacaCTTGAAGGGTAAATGTGATTAATCGCacatatgcattttttttggcaaattgagttaaaaattagaaaatatgcAGAAAGACGAGTACTTTCAgataaattgagaaattttcaaaaaatgttttatcgcAATGTGCCAGATCGTACATatgcttgaaattttaaataatgcgataaatcgcacatatgcTCGCATAAAATTAGGATAGAGTAGCTCAGATGCTTATATTTTACAGATTTAGGatgaaaaatctatttttacagTTAgccaaaagttcaaaatatacATTAAGGCGAAAATTTCGAATGCTCACTGGGTCAGAAGTCTAAAATTTGTATATGGGCTCCAAacttcaaaatgtgcactAAGTCAACATTTTAagatgtgcattggggtaaataaatgttaaaaatgtcatcagggacaaaaatatttgaagttataaaatgaataacgAAATCTTGGTGAAAAATCATCATGCATATGTGTCATTTATCACATCATTCTGTTTTGAACAATGAGTTAAATCGCACATATgcattattttcctttttctcggCTATAAGGTTCgtagaaaggaaaaaatgaaacacaGCAAAACTTAGTAGTCATAATGCTTAACAAATCGTGAAAGAACGAAAACTCTATGATATTGatattcacttttatttttgatttacacttaaaatcgatttttctcagtttgccAAAAATAATGTATTAATAATGTTTAATGTATTACttatttgaaattgatttcagagcaattcaactaaaaaattgaaaaataatttttcataaaaaaaaatttgaaaacataccaaatttcaatgatttaaaaaaaaaaattaaagaagaatattgaaaaatccctgaaaaataatgaaaatagacaaaaaaaacggtaatttttgatgaatttttaaacttttatagtTTGCcctattggatttttgacttttggaattgaaatgagacaaaaagtttaaaaaagaaaatttggacCGACCATTATAATAAtccaaaaatcttttaatttgaaacatcctaactttttatcataatgtttttttagagGTGAAATTTCGTTGACCGGTAAAATACTTCCAGTAGGTggtataaaagaaaaaacaatagCTGCTAAAAGAAGTGGAATCAGATGTCTAATTTTGCcagaagaaaacaaaaaagatttttcagaTTTACCTGAATTTATCAAAAGTGATTTAACAGTTCATTATGTCAGTGACTATCATCAAGTATatgatttacttttttgattggaaattgctaaaaatcaataaataaaaaagattctagtaaaattaacaaacattttatttaaattaaaatcataaaatttctcaaaatggAAAATCGGACACTATAAAtgatagatttaaaaaaaaaattaacatgtattttttatacaaaattgatttaatcgtagtacaaaattgttgcaaaaatcGCTCATTTCTTccatcaagatttttttctgcaatattttttccatcataaatttgttttttgatgaatagttttgacttttatgaCATATTTTGATCTTTTATGATTGCCTAATCGAACaatctattttatttactttgaacGCGTtagatttggaaaaaaaatttgatttccaTCGATGAGCGTTCTCGAATGCAcctaattgtaaatatttcttatgaagacttttaatattttattttttgtgaatagcGTTTTTTGCTTCCGGcgttattttgtttgtttattttaaccgtgaatatatgtatattatttttgtaagggtgtttcaaaaaagttttctgtttcgcgttacatttttaaaatgggggGATGGcgaatatagaaattttacacagattttcgtttttattactACATATTTAACGTAtacgtaagaaaaaaatacatcatataaataaaattcattttgataaCATATTCCATGGATTCGTCATTCAAGCTTTTCAAATTCTCTAGATATTAAAGTTGACACAGGTAGGTCATCGGAGAAATGCCATTTATATTTACATCATGGCCTTTGTTCTGCCTTGTTGAGTTCTCAATCGATTCAAAGTACACCATTGATGCCTTTGGAGATCAAATTTATCGTTTCGGTTCGAgccaaattcgaaaaattgataCCCGAAAAAAGTAAGACCGGAAGTCTTCCATCTTTCTTTTCATTTGTCATTCAAAGAGAAATTTTGAGTTGAAAGTctttcaaccaatttcaacGTAGGGCTTCGCGATTTCAATTGGTGATAGGGAGCAGTCTGTAAATCGAAAGTAAGGTGCCTTCCTTGTGATTGAATGATTTTCACGAATTCTCGAGTTCTGGTGACGAAGATCTGATGGTGCAATGTCGTAGAGTGCTGGTAACCATTTAAGAGGATTGGATCGAACGTACCAGATGTCAGACATAAAGTCGTGTTCAGTTGCGTGTCAACAAGTTTCGTATGTGTACTATTCAACCAGACAGGAGCACAGTATTCACCTGCTGAGTGAAACCGGCTTGGTTTTAAACGCCATTTCCCATGTCATTGGTGAGACTTGTTTCGATTGcagcaaaatatttcttctgtATTGCTAATGCAATATCATGATcataaataaactttcttGCAGATGTTAATGGCAAGTCAGTCAAATAGAGGTTAAAAAATAGCGGAGACAAAATCTCCCTTGTGGCAGTAAATACATCATTCAGTTTTATCAAGCTACTTGAATCGTCATTCAAAAATACatacttgaaaaattctatCACCGAGCATGTTTCATATAAGATCACATAAGGTGAGACATGGGATAATCTTCAGGAATTTATACAATAAACCTTTCTTCCACACGGTGTGAAAGGCAGCTTGTTAACCTCACAAAAACAACGCCAGACTGAAGTCTTCTGTCGTCTTTTTTCTGGAAGCCGTCTTCTATAAAGTTCGCCGAGGAAGGTACTTGATTGCTTGACTTCGTCCATGACAAAATATTGCTTGTTTTGGAGGTACAATCTTATCAATAACAGGCGCTATTCTGTTATATAAAGAGTTTCAAATCATTACATTTGTCATGAATTCACACAGCCATAATTAACCCTTTTTCCAGCACTGTACCATTTCGTatggaaaagtaataaaattgttcatttttgagtcattttctatgatattgttattaaattagcGTTTCGACTTATTTTtctattccaaaa
The sequence above is drawn from the Culicoides brevitarsis isolate CSIRO-B50_1 chromosome 1, AGI_CSIRO_Cbre_v1, whole genome shotgun sequence genome and encodes:
- the LOC134837301 gene encoding lon protease homolog, mitochondrial isoform X2, which encodes MLSRKLLKLTVLQKFNSIRSVHRNVYAVHSNFKIFRYTSNKIINVEHERPIAFLNFRGYCSKNNTNENEDVYQNLPATVAIPEVWPHVPVIAMKRNPVFPRFMKILEITNPLLIDLLRRKIKLNQPYVGIFLKKDDNNDEEIVESLDDIYDIGTFAQVQEMQDLGDKLRIVVTAHRRIRATSQMFETIDDLDRKVIIRYPTFKTQIKITTDETHADKRRRKHRLRNQHNTMNEETRQNTNKNKREGDHIATPLLMVNVENVKHDEYKQTEEIKALTQEVIKTIRDIITMNPLYRESLQQMLHQNQRVVDNPVYLCDLGASLSAAEPNELQAILEEMDISKRLFLSLSLLKKELELSKLQAKIGREVEEKVKQQHKKYILQEQLKAIKKELGIEKDDKDAIAEKYREKIKDKNLPQPIMEVIEEELKKLNFLENHSSEFNVTRNYLDWLTVLPWGIMSKENLDIEEATKILDDDHYGMEDIKKRILEFIAVSQLKGSTQGKIMCFHGPPGVGKTSIAKSIARALNREYFRFSVGGMTDVAEIKGHRRTYVGAMPGKIIQCLKKTKTSNPLVLIDEVDKIGKGYQGDPSSALLELLDPEQNTNFLDHYLDVPVDLSKVLFICTANVIDTIPEPLRDRMEMIEMAGYVEEEKISIAKQYLVPQARSDCGLNVDQIKISDNTLSILIKNYCRESGVRNLQKQIEKIIRKVAFKIVKKEIETMEIKPDLLNELLGKPVFTRDRMFTGQTPVGVCMGLAWTSHGGSTLYIETAKRKTTTNNENSDGTLEVTGNLGDVMKESARISLTVARNFIKEKCNNNFLEVNHIHLHVPEGATPKDGPSAGITIVTALLSLAKNQPIKNDVAMTGEISLTGKILPVGGIKEKTIAAKRSGIRCLILPEENKKDFSDLPEFIKSDLTVHYVSDYHQVYDLLF
- the LOC134837301 gene encoding lon protease homolog, mitochondrial isoform X1 — translated: MLSRKLLKLTVLQKFNSIRSVHRNVYAVHSNFKIFRYTSNKIINVEHERPIAFLNFRGYCSKNNTNENEDVYQNLPATVAIPEVWPHVPVIAMKRNPVFPRFMKILEITNPLLIDLLRRKIKLNQPYVGIFLKKDDNNDEEIVESLDDIYDIGTFAQVQEMQDLGDKLRIVVTAHRRIRATSQMFETIDDLDRKEVIIRYPTFKTQIKITTDETHADKRRRKHRLRNQHNTMNEETRQNTNKNKREGDHIATPLLMVNVENVKHDEYKQTEEIKALTQEVIKTIRDIITMNPLYRESLQQMLHQNQRVVDNPVYLCDLGASLSAAEPNELQAILEEMDISKRLFLSLSLLKKELELSKLQAKIGREVEEKVKQQHKKYILQEQLKAIKKELGIEKDDKDAIAEKYREKIKDKNLPQPIMEVIEEELKKLNFLENHSSEFNVTRNYLDWLTVLPWGIMSKENLDIEEATKILDDDHYGMEDIKKRILEFIAVSQLKGSTQGKIMCFHGPPGVGKTSIAKSIARALNREYFRFSVGGMTDVAEIKGHRRTYVGAMPGKIIQCLKKTKTSNPLVLIDEVDKIGKGYQGDPSSALLELLDPEQNTNFLDHYLDVPVDLSKVLFICTANVIDTIPEPLRDRMEMIEMAGYVEEEKISIAKQYLVPQARSDCGLNVDQIKISDNTLSILIKNYCRESGVRNLQKQIEKIIRKVAFKIVKKEIETMEIKPDLLNELLGKPVFTRDRMFTGQTPVGVCMGLAWTSHGGSTLYIETAKRKTTTNNENSDGTLEVTGNLGDVMKESARISLTVARNFIKEKCNNNFLEVNHIHLHVPEGATPKDGPSAGITIVTALLSLAKNQPIKNDVAMTGEISLTGKILPVGGIKEKTIAAKRSGIRCLILPEENKKDFSDLPEFIKSDLTVHYVSDYHQVYDLLF
- the LOC134837301 gene encoding lon protease homolog, mitochondrial isoform X3, which encodes MLSRKLLKLTVLQKFNSIRSVHRNVYAVHSNFKIFRYTSNKIINVEHERPIAFLNFRGYCSKNNTNENEDVYQNLPATVAIPEVWPHVPVIAMKRNPVFPRFMKILEITNPLLIDLLRRKIKLNQPYVGIFLKKDDNNDEEIVESLDDIYDIGTFAQVQEMQDLGDKLRIVVTAHRRIRATSQMFETIDDLDRKDETHADKRRRKHRLRNQHNTMNEETRQNTNKNKREGDHIATPLLMVNVENVKHDEYKQTEEIKALTQEVIKTIRDIITMNPLYRESLQQMLHQNQRVVDNPVYLCDLGASLSAAEPNELQAILEEMDISKRLFLSLSLLKKELELSKLQAKIGREVEEKVKQQHKKYILQEQLKAIKKELGIEKDDKDAIAEKYREKIKDKNLPQPIMEVIEEELKKLNFLENHSSEFNVTRNYLDWLTVLPWGIMSKENLDIEEATKILDDDHYGMEDIKKRILEFIAVSQLKGSTQGKIMCFHGPPGVGKTSIAKSIARALNREYFRFSVGGMTDVAEIKGHRRTYVGAMPGKIIQCLKKTKTSNPLVLIDEVDKIGKGYQGDPSSALLELLDPEQNTNFLDHYLDVPVDLSKVLFICTANVIDTIPEPLRDRMEMIEMAGYVEEEKISIAKQYLVPQARSDCGLNVDQIKISDNTLSILIKNYCRESGVRNLQKQIEKIIRKVAFKIVKKEIETMEIKPDLLNELLGKPVFTRDRMFTGQTPVGVCMGLAWTSHGGSTLYIETAKRKTTTNNENSDGTLEVTGNLGDVMKESARISLTVARNFIKEKCNNNFLEVNHIHLHVPEGATPKDGPSAGITIVTALLSLAKNQPIKNDVAMTGEISLTGKILPVGGIKEKTIAAKRSGIRCLILPEENKKDFSDLPEFIKSDLTVHYVSDYHQVYDLLF